From Anaerolineae bacterium, the proteins below share one genomic window:
- a CDS encoding glycosyltransferase family 39 protein: protein MKSQIVNLKLKIVIWDYGLLLALLLPFFAVMPLLIHAGLPNTADGPVHLMRQVQLNQAWQQGHFYPRWGADLAFGHGMPIFSYAPPALYQLTQIFHLSGLPLDESMKAVIIFDFLLYSLGIFLFARRLYGPAPALLAAAVYVYAPYRLREAYIQGNYGQFTGLAFYPLIFWAFHGLITTGRPRYWLAAAVSLAGLLLSHNISFMLFAPLFVAYSLFLLMLTAWQSRRRGGEPTGQQAFWFMPLLIRTIAAGLLGLGLAAIFWLPAFGERHEIKLEGITQGFFDFRENFIPLSELLSPPLPLDLTTINPAFPFSLGLPQIMGAVLGMVALLFLVFKAVRPSSRDGVENEAEHTRSGVIARPQAEAISNFERGDCFAIARSDMIQSRIGHTLFFTIFFLLYVFLALPQSQFLWESVPFIELAEFPWRMLGPAIFCAGVLAAAAFWIVKLQIANRNLDLILFLSILMVITFNVYYLFPSQFISWGTPSPAEAFAYEAASYAIGTTSTGEFLPRRARQHPSPKTLRPDYEAGRPPQKIDPASLPPGANVETLSHQAESDSWQINTPEKFVATIRTLYWPGWQVYLDGQPVAFTVTPNTGLIQTTIPAGRHSLTLQLESTPLRAIGLGLTVSSLFVLGLIAVFFFKQYINETGGRRDSGTGIGDPHATAISPRFFVIAAVSFFALYLLSRPLAPLFTLQSDPDRPQPADHVVRVDFANQIRLVGFDDLPETISPGELLTVTLYWRALADLNTSYSVFLHLDAPNQQTFAAVDEDTPEDIPTYNWPPGLYLRNPLSLKVPTDLPPIRYDVHVGLYNRETDERLSIWPDGATNFKLGSVWLVAPPPQLPATPLAHFGPHVTLRQVHVQGDTLVLYWQTDQFLEQNDTIFIHLLDAEGNLLVQADGVPYDGLYSLSDWLPQQIITDARPIGSRLASPDSLHAIAVGLYHPTTGERLPAADAAGKPLPNNSFIISVAP, encoded by the coding sequence ATGAAATCACAAATCGTAAATCTTAAATTGAAAATCGTGATTTGGGACTATGGTTTGCTCTTGGCGTTACTCCTGCCATTTTTCGCGGTGATGCCCCTGCTCATTCATGCCGGCCTGCCCAACACCGCCGATGGCCCGGTGCACCTGATGCGGCAGGTCCAACTGAACCAGGCCTGGCAGCAGGGCCACTTCTACCCTCGTTGGGGCGCCGATTTGGCTTTTGGACACGGCATGCCCATTTTTAGCTACGCTCCGCCGGCCCTCTATCAACTAACCCAAATTTTTCATCTTTCCGGCCTGCCCCTCGACGAGTCCATGAAGGCGGTTATCATTTTTGATTTTCTGCTGTATAGCTTGGGTATATTTCTTTTTGCCCGCCGCCTTTATGGGCCTGCCCCGGCGCTGCTCGCGGCAGCCGTGTATGTTTATGCCCCTTACCGTTTGCGTGAGGCTTATATTCAAGGCAACTACGGCCAATTTACCGGCCTGGCTTTTTACCCCCTTATCTTCTGGGCCTTTCACGGCCTCATTACCACCGGCCGGCCCCGTTATTGGCTGGCGGCGGCAGTGTCGCTGGCCGGTTTGTTATTGAGCCACAACATCAGCTTTATGCTCTTTGCCCCCCTCTTCGTGGCCTATTCACTTTTTTTGCTGATGCTGACAGCCTGGCAGTCGAGGAGACGAGGGGGCGAGCCAACGGGTCAACAGGCATTTTGGTTTATGCCTTTGCTCATCCGCACCATTGCCGCCGGGCTTCTTGGCCTGGGTTTGGCCGCCATTTTTTGGCTGCCGGCTTTTGGCGAACGGCACGAGATTAAGTTGGAAGGCATCACCCAGGGTTTTTTTGATTTTCGGGAAAATTTTATACCCCTCTCAGAACTGCTCTCCCCGCCGTTGCCCCTTGACCTGACCACCATCAATCCCGCCTTTCCCTTCAGCCTCGGCCTGCCTCAAATCATGGGCGCGGTGTTAGGAATGGTGGCCCTGCTTTTCCTGGTCTTCAAGGCAGTCAGACCGTCCTCGCGGGATGGCGTCGAGAATGAAGCCGAACACACACGTTCAGGCGTCATTGCGAGGCCGCAGGCCGAAGCAATCTCCAACTTCGAAAGGGGAGACTGCTTCGCTATCGCTCGCAGTGACATGATCCAATCACGTATCGGTCACACCCTTTTCTTCACCATTTTCTTTTTACTCTACGTCTTCCTGGCCCTGCCCCAATCCCAGTTCCTATGGGAATCTGTGCCCTTCATCGAACTGGCCGAGTTCCCCTGGCGCATGCTCGGCCCGGCAATTTTTTGCGCCGGCGTTTTGGCTGCGGCTGCTTTCTGGATTGTCAAATTGCAAATTGCCAATCGCAATTTGGACCTCATCCTTTTTCTGTCTATCCTTATGGTTATTACCTTCAACGTTTACTATCTCTTCCCCTCCCAATTCATTTCTTGGGGCACGCCCTCTCCGGCGGAGGCTTTTGCCTACGAAGCAGCCTCCTACGCCATTGGCACCACCAGCACCGGCGAATTTTTGCCTCGCCGCGCCCGGCAGCACCCCTCCCCCAAAACTCTTCGCCCCGATTACGAGGCCGGCCGGCCGCCGCAAAAAATTGATCCGGCCTCTCTGCCGCCCGGCGCAAACGTGGAAACTCTGAGCCACCAGGCCGAGTCCGATTCCTGGCAAATTAATACGCCTGAAAAGTTTGTGGCTACCATCCGCACCCTTTACTGGCCCGGCTGGCAGGTTTACCTGGATGGCCAACCCGTTGCTTTTACCGTGACCCCAAATACCGGCTTGATTCAAACAACTATTCCCGCCGGCCGGCACAGCCTGACCCTGCAATTGGAATCAACCCCTTTGCGCGCCATCGGGCTGGGGCTGACCGTAAGCTCGCTGTTTGTCTTGGGCCTGATTGCTGTTTTTTTCTTTAAGCAATATATCAATGAGACAGGTGGACGACGAGATAGTGGAACAGGGATTGGCGACCCCCATGCAACGGCCATCTCTCCCAGATTCTTTGTGATAGCAGCGGTGTCGTTTTTTGCCCTTTACCTGCTTTCGCGTCCTCTGGCTCCCCTGTTTACTTTGCAATCAGACCCCGACCGGCCCCAACCCGCCGACCACGTGGTGCGGGTTGATTTTGCCAACCAAATCCGGCTGGTCGGCTTTGACGATTTACCGGAAACCATCTCCCCCGGCGAATTGCTGACGGTTACGCTTTACTGGCGCGCTTTGGCCGATTTGAACACAAGTTACTCAGTTTTTCTTCATCTCGACGCGCCAAACCAACAAACCTTTGCCGCAGTTGACGAAGATACCCCCGAAGATATTCCCACCTATAATTGGCCGCCCGGTTTATATTTGCGCAACCCCCTTTCGCTCAAAGTGCCAACAGACTTGCCTCCCATTCGCTATGATGTTCACGTGGGACTCTACAATCGTGAAACTGACGAGCGGCTGTCAATCTGGCCGGATGGCGCTACAAACTTTAAACTTGGTTCAGTGTGGTTGGTCGCGCCGCCTCCCCAATTGCCTGCTACGCCTTTGGCTCACTTTGGCCCGCACGTCACGCTCCGGCAGGTTCATGTCCAGGGCGACACCCTGGTGTTGTATTGGCAAACTGATCAGTTTCTTGAGCAAAACGACACCATTTTCATTCACCTGCTTGATGCCGAGGGCAACTTATTAGTCCAGGCCGACGGTGTCCCCTACGATGGCCTGTATTCTCTTTCTGACTGGTTGCCTCAACAAATCATCACCGATGCGCGCCCTATCGGTTCCCGCCTGGCCTCGCCGGACTCACTCCACGCCATCGCCGTTGGCCTTTACCATCCCACCACCGGCGAACGCCTGCCCGCCGCCGACGCTGCCGGCAAACCGTTGCCCAATAATAGTTTCATTATCTCGGTAGCGCCATGA
- a CDS encoding polyprenol monophosphomannose synthase produces MTEQNLTHQPQISIILPTYNEAGNIETLLDRTLQALRNYPGGVEVVVVDDDSPDGTWQVVAKKSKNDARVRLIHRKTEKGLTSALNRGIQEARGQWVGWMDCDLSMPPEEWPRLAEALAQGADMAVGSRYVPGGGDVAHSFTGRLFSRIINLWAGLILDWSLKDYTSGFILGRRDIFAKINLRGDYGEYCIDLLYRAKRAGYTIRELPYLCLPREAGESKTAANVWGYLSRGINYVITVLRLRFKPD; encoded by the coding sequence ATGACTGAACAAAATTTAACCCATCAACCACAAATATCCATTATATTGCCCACTTACAACGAAGCAGGCAATATTGAAACGTTGCTTGACCGGACTTTACAAGCGTTGAGAAATTACCCCGGCGGGGTTGAGGTGGTGGTGGTTGACGACGACTCTCCGGATGGCACCTGGCAGGTAGTCGCCAAGAAAAGCAAAAACGACGCGCGGGTCCGGCTGATTCATCGAAAAACAGAAAAGGGGCTAACCAGCGCCCTCAACCGGGGCATTCAAGAGGCGCGGGGACAGTGGGTGGGCTGGATGGACTGCGATTTGAGCATGCCGCCTGAAGAATGGCCTCGCCTGGCCGAGGCCCTGGCCCAGGGCGCGGATATGGCTGTTGGTTCGCGCTATGTGCCGGGGGGTGGGGATGTGGCCCATTCTTTCACGGGGCGGCTGTTCTCGCGGATAATTAATCTGTGGGCCGGACTCATCCTGGATTGGTCCCTTAAAGATTACACCAGCGGCTTTATTTTGGGCCGCCGGGATATCTTTGCTAAAATCAACTTGCGGGGCGATTACGGCGAGTATTGCATTGACCTGCTCTATCGCGCCAAACGCGCCGGTTACACCATCCGCGAGCTGCCCTACCTGTGCCTTCCCCGCGAGGCGGGGGAGAGCAAAACTGCCGCAAATGTGTGGGGCTATCTCAGCCGGGGAATCAATTACGTTATCACCGTATTACGCCTGCGCTTTAAGCCGGATTAA